In Paracoccaceae bacterium Fryx2, a single genomic region encodes these proteins:
- a CDS encoding NlpC/P60 family protein codes for MTAADPALVIAVARSWLGTPYHDQASLRGVGCDCLGLARGVWREVVGDEPFPIPPYSRDWGETGPREVLADGARAMMSEVLPAEAGPGSLVLFRMAPRAIAKHVGILTTPDRFIHAYERLGVVEEAVTPSWARKIAFAFVFPDDSATQGSGIPSDQASAGPVRK; via the coding sequence GTGACGGCCGCTGATCCAGCCTTGGTGATCGCCGTCGCGCGATCTTGGCTAGGCACGCCCTACCACGATCAGGCCAGTTTGCGGGGCGTCGGCTGCGATTGCCTTGGCCTGGCGCGCGGCGTCTGGCGCGAGGTGGTGGGCGATGAGCCGTTCCCGATCCCACCCTACAGCCGGGATTGGGGTGAGACCGGGCCGAGAGAGGTGCTGGCCGACGGCGCTCGGGCGATGATGTCTGAAGTCCTCCCGGCCGAGGCCGGTCCTGGCTCTTTGGTCCTGTTCCGGATGGCCCCACGCGCCATCGCCAAGCACGTCGGGATCCTGACCACGCCAGACCGCTTCATCCATGCCTATGAACGGCTTGGTGTGGTCGAGGAAGCCGTGACGCCCTCTTGGGCGCGCAAGATCGCCTTCGCCTTCGTCTTTCCCGACGATTCCGCCACTCAGGGGAGCGGCATTCCATCCGACCAAGCCAGTGCCGGGCCAGTGAGAAAATAG
- a CDS encoding glycoside hydrolase TIM-barrel-like domain-containing protein, with product MATLVLGAVGSAIGGAFGGAILGFSGAAIGGFIGSTIGSVVDNWIVSSLAPAQRIEGARLDSLRITSSTEGAVIPRLFGRMRIGGNIIWATDFREEVNTTRQGGGKGSGPKVTTTEYLYYASFAVALCEGEITGIGRVWADGKAMDLTGVTWRWYPGDEAQAPDPFISAKMGSAKTPAYRGTAYVVFEELNLSTFGNRLPQISFEVFRPLADPDTAEGLVKAVTMIPASGEFTYATAPVKKTSGGRTNIFGQTSGGSTVAENLNAISDTADIVVALDRLQSLAPAVESVSLVIAWFGDDLRAGSCKVRPGVEVDTKTTTPSAWVVNGVSRADAFLVSRDAEDRPVYGGTPADFAVVQAIQEMKARGLRVTFYPFILMDVPPGNTKPNPYSANAATSGQPTFPWRGRITCSPAAGFAGSVDKTAPAATQVSTLFGTATPANVSVSGTTVSWTGPVGEWSLRRMILHYAHLCKAAGGVDAFLIGSEMPGLTTIRSGASTYPAVAAFKSLAAAVRTILGAGPKIGYAADWSEYFGHHPGDGSGDVYFHLDALWSDANIDFVGIDNYSPLSDWRDGFDHADASLAPAIYDCAYLQSNITGGEGFDWFYASALNRTAQNRTPITDGAAAKPWVFRFKDLRAWWQNPHFNRPGGVESGTPTAWVPQSKPVWFTELGCPAIDRGTNQPNVFFDPKSSESFTPYFSRGWRDDAIQRAYLEATYLFWGAGANNPVSSVYGARMVHVPECAAWTWDARPYPFFPELTDVWTDGPNWRLGHWLTGRLGAVSLAALVRHLCLRAGMPEELLDVSGLWGAVEGYVISALEAPRASISTLARHFGFDAVESEGRIKFLMRGRIAGLTITPDSMVAAASAQGDGMELTRAQETELPQALKWQVARADEDYDAAQVEARRITVDTTRIASESFPMAIPPEEAERRCRRALMEAWVGRESAVFRLPPSRLALDPCDVILLDHDGRLTELRLVSIADSDLRSIDAVRQDRTVYDLPPGEPRPASLSTPTVFGTPDVILMDLPQLREDQPAHRPMIAAHAKPWPGEIAVYRSAATDGFALLTTFGTRARMGVLAADFFAGPVSRFDLGNALVVDLFSGTLESVTDITLLGGANALAVETGAGLWEIVQAGSAELIAPGRYRLTRLLRGQRGTEGAMVSMVPTGARVVVLDATLASLPISEADLGLPWNWRIGPASRPVSDETFVATTFTPEGTGLRPFSVGHVEQPWRIARSPGDLTIRWMRRSRSLAADSWGAGDVPLAEDSEAYAIDILDGSVVKRSLTTATTSALYTAVQQTADWGATIGPGQSLAIRIYQLSALIGRGAGRSVTLTF from the coding sequence ATGGCTACTTTGGTTCTCGGCGCCGTCGGCTCCGCGATTGGCGGCGCATTTGGCGGGGCCATCCTTGGATTCTCCGGCGCAGCTATCGGCGGCTTCATCGGCTCGACCATCGGGTCGGTCGTCGACAACTGGATCGTGTCGTCCCTCGCCCCGGCGCAGAGGATCGAGGGCGCGCGGCTCGACAGCTTGCGCATCACCTCCTCGACCGAAGGGGCCGTGATCCCACGCCTCTTCGGGCGCATGCGCATCGGCGGCAACATCATCTGGGCCACCGATTTTCGCGAAGAGGTGAACACCACGCGTCAAGGTGGTGGCAAGGGCAGCGGGCCGAAGGTCACCACCACCGAATATCTGTACTACGCCAGCTTCGCTGTCGCGCTGTGCGAGGGTGAGATCACCGGCATCGGTCGCGTCTGGGCCGACGGCAAGGCGATGGATTTAACCGGCGTGACGTGGCGCTGGTATCCGGGTGACGAGGCGCAAGCGCCCGACCCGTTCATTTCGGCCAAGATGGGTTCGGCCAAGACCCCCGCCTATCGCGGCACGGCCTATGTCGTCTTCGAGGAGCTGAACCTCAGCACCTTCGGCAACCGCCTGCCCCAGATCAGCTTCGAGGTATTCCGGCCCCTAGCAGATCCTGACACAGCCGAGGGGCTGGTGAAGGCTGTCACGATGATCCCTGCCTCGGGCGAATTCACTTACGCGACTGCACCGGTCAAGAAGACCAGCGGCGGCAGAACCAACATCTTCGGACAGACCTCGGGCGGCAGCACCGTCGCGGAAAATCTGAACGCAATTTCCGACACGGCTGACATCGTCGTGGCACTGGACCGATTGCAATCGCTGGCCCCTGCCGTCGAAAGCGTCAGCCTCGTCATAGCCTGGTTTGGCGACGACCTGCGCGCAGGATCGTGCAAGGTGCGTCCGGGCGTCGAAGTGGACACCAAGACCACGACACCTTCGGCTTGGGTTGTGAATGGCGTCAGCCGTGCCGATGCATTTCTTGTCAGCCGTGATGCCGAGGATCGACCGGTCTACGGCGGCACGCCCGCTGACTTTGCCGTGGTGCAGGCGATCCAGGAGATGAAAGCACGCGGGTTGCGGGTCACCTTCTATCCCTTCATCCTGATGGACGTCCCACCCGGCAATACCAAGCCAAACCCCTACAGCGCCAATGCCGCCACCTCCGGCCAGCCGACCTTCCCCTGGCGCGGGCGTATCACTTGTTCCCCGGCAGCGGGCTTTGCAGGATCGGTCGACAAGACCGCCCCGGCCGCCACCCAAGTATCGACGCTGTTCGGCACAGCCACGCCCGCGAACGTCAGCGTGTCGGGCACCACTGTCAGCTGGACCGGCCCGGTCGGGGAATGGTCCCTGCGCCGGATGATCCTGCACTACGCGCATCTGTGCAAAGCCGCCGGGGGCGTGGACGCCTTCCTGATCGGATCGGAAATGCCCGGCCTGACCACGATCCGCTCGGGCGCCAGCACCTATCCTGCCGTCGCCGCTTTCAAGAGCCTCGCCGCTGCCGTGCGGACCATCCTCGGTGCTGGGCCCAAGATCGGCTACGCCGCCGACTGGTCGGAATACTTCGGCCACCATCCGGGCGATGGTTCGGGCGATGTGTATTTCCACCTCGACGCCCTGTGGTCAGACGCCAACATCGATTTCGTCGGCATCGATAACTACAGTCCGCTGTCCGACTGGCGCGACGGCTTCGATCATGCCGATGCGTCGCTGGCACCGGCGATCTACGACTGTGCCTATCTGCAATCCAACATCACTGGCGGCGAAGGGTTTGATTGGTTCTATGCCAGTGCTCTGAACCGGACAGCGCAAAACCGGACACCGATCACCGATGGGGCGGCGGCCAAACCTTGGGTGTTCCGCTTCAAGGATCTGCGCGCCTGGTGGCAAAATCCGCATTTCAACCGACCCGGCGGGGTGGAAAGCGGGACGCCGACAGCGTGGGTTCCGCAGTCGAAGCCCGTCTGGTTTACCGAGCTGGGCTGCCCGGCGATTGACCGCGGCACCAACCAGCCCAACGTGTTCTTCGACCCGAAGTCCTCGGAGAGCTTCACGCCCTACTTTTCGCGGGGCTGGCGGGACGATGCGATCCAGCGGGCTTATTTGGAGGCGACATATCTGTTCTGGGGCGCCGGGGCGAACAACCCGGTGTCCTCGGTCTATGGCGCGCGCATGGTCCATGTCCCCGAATGCGCCGCCTGGACTTGGGATGCACGACCCTATCCGTTCTTTCCAGAGCTGACCGATGTCTGGACCGACGGCCCGAACTGGCGGTTGGGGCACTGGCTGACCGGAAGGCTGGGTGCTGTGTCGCTCGCCGCCCTCGTGCGTCACCTCTGCTTGCGGGCTGGCATGCCGGAGGAATTGCTCGACGTCTCCGGCCTCTGGGGCGCGGTAGAGGGCTATGTCATCTCGGCACTGGAGGCTCCACGCGCCTCGATTTCCACGTTGGCGCGGCATTTCGGCTTTGATGCCGTGGAGAGCGAGGGGCGGATCAAGTTCCTGATGCGCGGCCGCATTGCCGGTCTGACCATTACCCCGGACAGCATGGTGGCAGCTGCCTCGGCGCAGGGCGACGGGATGGAACTGACCCGGGCGCAGGAAACCGAACTGCCGCAGGCCCTGAAATGGCAGGTCGCGCGGGCCGACGAGGATTACGACGCGGCACAGGTCGAGGCGCGGCGGATCACTGTCGATACAACCCGGATCGCTTCGGAAAGTTTCCCGATGGCGATCCCTCCAGAAGAAGCCGAACGCAGATGCCGTCGCGCGCTGATGGAGGCATGGGTTGGACGCGAAAGTGCCGTGTTCCGCTTGCCGCCCTCACGGCTGGCGCTGGATCCCTGCGATGTGATCCTGCTCGATCACGATGGCCGCCTGACGGAATTGCGGCTGGTCTCCATTGCAGACTCCGACCTTCGAAGCATCGACGCTGTCCGCCAGGACCGGACAGTTTATGACTTGCCGCCCGGCGAGCCCCGCCCGGCCTCGCTCTCGACGCCGACGGTGTTTGGCACCCCGGACGTCATCCTGATGGACCTGCCGCAGCTGCGCGAAGATCAGCCAGCGCATCGGCCTATGATCGCAGCCCATGCCAAACCATGGCCGGGCGAGATCGCGGTTTACCGCAGCGCCGCGACGGACGGCTTTGCCCTGCTGACCACCTTTGGCACCCGGGCGCGCATGGGCGTGTTGGCGGCGGATTTCTTTGCCGGGCCGGTCTCGCGCTTCGATCTGGGCAATGCCCTGGTGGTCGATCTGTTCTCGGGCACGCTGGAAAGCGTCACGGACATCACCTTGCTTGGCGGAGCGAACGCGCTGGCGGTGGAAACCGGCGCTGGGCTGTGGGAGATTGTTCAAGCGGGATCGGCCGAGTTGATCGCACCCGGACGGTACCGGCTGACCCGGCTGCTACGCGGCCAGCGTGGAACGGAAGGGGCCATGGTCAGCATGGTGCCGACCGGCGCGCGGGTGGTCGTGCTGGATGCAACCTTAGCTTCCCTGCCGATTTCCGAGGCCGATCTGGGCCTGCCGTGGAACTGGCGCATCGGCCCGGCCTCGCGTCCAGTAAGCGATGAAACCTTTGTCGCAACGACCTTTACCCCCGAAGGCACCGGGCTGCGGCCGTTTTCGGTGGGCCATGTCGAGCAGCCATGGCGAATTGCTCGCAGCCCCGGCGATCTGACCATCCGCTGGATGCGTCGTTCGCGGTCGCTGGCCGCAGACAGCTGGGGCGCGGGCGATGTGCCTTTGGCGGAGGACAGCGAGGCTTATGCGATCGACATTCTGGACGGGTCAGTTGTCAAGCGATCCTTGACGACTGCCACGACCAGCGCCCTCTACACCGCTGTCCAGCAAACCGCCGATTGGGGCGCGACCATCGGGCCCGGCCAATCCCTCGCCATCCGCATCTATCAGCTCTCAGCCTTGATCGGCCGGGGCGCTGGGCGATCCGTCACGCTCACCTTCTGA
- a CDS encoding pyridoxamine 5'-phosphate oxidase family protein: MGHAFDPQVLLQLPLMANLATICAEGPRNSPVWFLWEDGVIWMLGDKGGSSVKRLNTDPRCAFELVHFNRKEGHLLHLGLRGSATITPMDPRLFERLLDKYLGADRSQWNAWFIENIAQIEDPSGRLIRLEPETFYTNNVSYFLTGPALAWSDGMPLP; encoded by the coding sequence ATGGGCCACGCATTCGATCCTCAGGTACTCTTGCAACTGCCGCTGATGGCAAACCTCGCGACGATCTGCGCCGAGGGGCCGCGGAATTCGCCGGTCTGGTTTCTTTGGGAAGACGGAGTCATCTGGATGCTAGGTGACAAGGGTGGCAGTTCCGTCAAACGTTTGAATACCGACCCTCGTTGCGCGTTTGAGCTCGTGCACTTCAACCGTAAAGAAGGCCACCTCCTGCATCTTGGACTGCGCGGCTCAGCAACGATCACACCGATGGACCCAAGGCTGTTCGAGAGGCTTCTCGATAAATATCTGGGCGCGGATCGTTCGCAATGGAACGCCTGGTTCATCGAGAACATTGCCCAAATTGAAGACCCATCGGGCCGATTGATCCGCCTGGAACCAGAGACGTTTTACACCAACAACGTCTCCTATTTTCTCACTGGCCCGGCACTGGCTTGGTCGGATGGAATGCCGCTCCCCTGA